AATGTCCGATAAGATTCTTTTCCTTCGGTTTTGACTTTTGAATTTTGGCTTTTGACTTTTAAAGATACACCTCCCTCTTGGGTAAATTTGAGAGCGTTGTTGAGCAGGTTAATCAATACTTGGCGCAATTTTACTTCATCGGTTCGCACATATTGAGGCACATCGCCAATGCGCTCGAAAAGCAAGTCCAACTGCTTGTCATCAGCCTTCAGTTGGAACATATCTTCCAAGTCATCCAACATTCGATAGAGGTCGAAGTTTTTTTCGTTGATATTGGTGCGCCCTGCTTCAATTTTGGATAAATCGAGGACGTTGTTGATCAGGGTGAGGAGGTGTTCGCCGCTGCGGCTAATAATGCCGACATTTTCTACCTGTTCTGGGGGTAAGCTTTGCGATCGAGTCATGAGTTGAGCAAAACCGAGAATGGCGTTGAGGGGCGATCGCAATTCGTGACTCATGTTGGCAAGAAAGGTACTTTTTGCTTGGTTAGCAACTTCGGCTTTCTCTTTGGCTATAGCTAATTCTGCTGTGCGTTCTGTGACTTTTCTCTCTAGTTCTTCATGGCTTTTAATTAAGGCTTGCTCTGCCAGTTTGCGTTCTAGTTCTGCCGCTGCGCGTGCTGCAAAAATCTTCAATACCGACCGGGCACGTTCTTCTTGAAGTAAGGGTTTATCGTCGAGAATACAGATATGACCGATGATGTAACCTGAGTTACTCAATAGCGGTAAGCCTAGATAACTTTCGGCTTGCAGACTCACTAAATCTAGGTCTAGGGGAAAAAGTTGCTGGATGTGAGCAGGAAAGCAAACGATTCCTTCATTGACAACCCGCTCGCAGGGAGTGTTAGCTAAGTTATAGCTATAATCTTCAATAAATTTATCTCCAGCCCAGAATCCCAAGGCGTTAAGTCGCCTGCCTTGTTCATCTTCTAGGAGTTCTGTTACCATTGCATGGCGGATGTTTAAGGCAAATGCTAAATATTGAACAAAGAGAGGGAAAAAGTCTAGGGCACCGTTAACGGAAGCAGTACCTTTTACGAGAGCTTTAATGATGTCTTCAAGTTGTTTTTTGTCGCTAATGTCTTCAACAACGACTTGGAAGATAGGTTGATTGTCGGATGATGTTTGCAGCTTTGAAATCGTGAGATTTACCCAAATCAGATAACCTTCTTGATGAAGGAAGCGTTTTTCGATCGCATAGTTCGCAATTTCACCAGTGAGGAGTTTTTGCATCAATTCGCGTCCGCTGTCAATATCCTCCGGTGCAGTAATATCCGGGAACGATCGGGCTAGCAGTTCCTCACGGCTATAGCCGATCATCTCGGCCAGTTTTTGGTTAACCTGTAGCCATTTGCCATCAATGTTTAAATAAGCAAGTCCAACAGCAGTCTGCTCGAAAATTGTATTCAAAAGTTGTTCGCTTTCTCTGGCAGTTGCCCCTAAAATCTCGAAGTTACTCATAGATTTATTTATGGTTTCTTGTGATTCATTGTTCAATAGATATTTAGATGCACCTGATGGCTCTGGAGTTTTGTTACCAATACTGTCTTCAGGAAGTGTTTCCACTATATTATACGAAGGAGCGAGTCCTAGTAGATTTTCAAAAGGCGATTATAAAGAAATATAAAGCAAGTGGTTTTTAGAAAGTTTATCGTCTATAATATCTAAGTTTTATATCTAAGGTTACTCATCAGATGAATAGTGCGGGTAATTTTGACGTAGCAATTTTAGGAACGGGCTTTTCTGGTTCAATTTTAGGAGCGATTCTAGCTCGGCAAGGTTACAAAGTTCTGTTAATTGACGAGAAAGAGCATCCCAGGTTTGCGATCGGGGAAGCGACGATTCCCCAAACCACGATGATGATGCGGATAATTGCAGACCGCTACGATGTGCCGGAAATCGGGGCTTGCAGCACTTTTGAAGGAATGCACCAATATGTCACTTCCCATTGTGGTGTAAAGACAAACTTTGGTTTTGTGTATCAGCAAGCCGGACAGGCTCAAAATCCCCAAGAAGTTACTCAAAACATCATTCCGCACCTGCTCGTCGGCTATGATTCCCATTGGTTTAGGCAAGACGTAGACGCCTATTTACTGACTGTAGCGATTAAATACGGAGCTACCGTCCGACAAAATACGAACATCGTGGATTTGGCAATTGACGAAAGTAAGGTTTTCCTCAAAAGCGATCGAGGTGAAGAATTCTTTGGTCGCTACTTGGTAGACTCAACAGGATTCAAGTCGATCTTGGCTAAAAAATTCGACTTGCGCGAGTCTCCATGTCGCTTTAAAACGCACTCCAGGGCTTTGTTTAACCACTTCATCGGTGTCAAACCATACGACGAGTGTATTGACTCAAAGGCGGCTTGGGGCGTTCCCCAGGCTTGGCACGATGGCACAATGCACCACTTGTTTGCAGGTGGGTGGATGTGGGTGATTCCTTTTGGCAATCATCCAAAAAGTAACAGTCCTTTGTGCAGCATTGGGCTATCTCTAGATACCCGCCACTTCCCCAAAACTAACTTGACCCCGCAACAAGAATTTGACAGTATTTTGGCGAAATTTCCGGGTATTGCTCCCCAATTTAAGAACGCTCGGCCTGTCAGAGAATGGGTTTCAACAGACCGATTGCAGTATTCTTCCAAACGGTGTGTCGGGGACAGGTTTTGCCTGACAGCACAGGCGGCGGGGACGATTGATGCTCTTTTCAGTCGCGGTATGGCTAACACGGTTGACGGTTTATACGCCCTAGCAGGCTTGCTGCTCAAAGCCTTAGAAGACGACGACTTTTCAGCAGAACGTTTCGAGTATATCGATCGCTTGCAGCAACGATTGCTAGACTATAACGACCGACTGGTACATTGCTCTTTTATCGCCTTTTCTGATTTTGCCTTGTGGAACGCTTGGTATCGAGTTTGGAGCTTCGGTGGCTTGCTCAACGTCTTTAGAATTAAGAAAATGCAAGAGCGATACCAGGAAACAGGCGATTTAGCTTGTTTCTCTGGTTTAAATGACCCCCTCTATTTAGGTTCTCTTTGTCCCGACTTACAACGCTATGAGGAGTTGTTTGAGCAGGCGGCTTCTACAGTTGAGGCCGTTGGTGAAGGGCTATTGTCCCCCAAAGAGGCGAGTGATAAAATTTTGAATTTATTTAAGCAATCTGATTTTGTTCCTTCTAAGTTTGAGTTTCATTCAGCCCAACGCCACTTCAACTGCCAATTTAATTTTGACGATATAGTCAATATTTTTGCCTGGAGCAAATCGCCTATGCCAGAGCTTCAACAACTTTGCTTCTGATTAGACCGTAATGTGATTTAAACCAAATGAGATCGCTGTCTACCAAGCTAACGATCGCGATCGGTACTTTCAGCAATCGCGCCGCAATCGCCGTTATCCGGTCAAAAGCTCCATCCGGCGGTGTATCCAGAATTTCATAACGGTGCAAGGCTTTCAGGCGATCGGTTTCATTCTCCGGAATAAGTTTTTGATTATACATATTTTTATTGTCTGTGACGGGGAGGTTTCTACCATCATAAACGATTAGCAATTTTTAACAAGCTATTTCTTATCTTTGTTAGTTCCCTTTTCTGACACCAGACAAACTAAATTGTCACTTTTGTGCGTCACTGATTTCTATTTTAGTGACTGTTATTTTATGATTTTTTAACACTTGAATTTTTCTTATTCAGAAACCCGGTTTCTCTAAATTCAGAAACCGGGTTTCTCTAAGAAACCGGGTTTCTGGGTTTCTGCTAAGCTAATGCTCCTACGGCGACTTTCAACAAACCTTCAAACAACTTCATTCCATCTGTTCCCCCCAACATCGGATCTGACGCTCTTTCTGGGTGAGGCATCATCCCCAGCACATTTCCTTTAATATTACAAATACCTGCAATATTATTTAACGAACCGTTGGGGTTTTCGCCCTCGTAGCGGAACAGCACTAGATCGTTATCTTCCAACTGTGCCAAAGTATCGGCATCGGCGTAGTAATTGCCCTCGCCGTGAGCGATCGGCAGAGTAATTACCTGTCCAGTTTGGTAAAGTTGCGTCCAAGGCAGATTAGTGCGTTCGACACGCAGGGAGACGCGATCGCAAATAAAATGCAAATCCCGATTTCGCACCAGCGCCCCTGGCAATAAACCCGCCTCCGTCAGCACCTGGAAACCATTGCAAATTCCCAGCACCAGCTTACCTTTATTTGCGTGTTCTACTGTAGCTTTCATCACCGGGGAGAAACGAGCGATCGCACCGCAACGCAAATAATCCCCATAGCTGAAACCGCCCGGAATCACCACTACATCTAAATCTGAGATATCAGTTTCTTCATGCCAAACCATCCGCGTCGGTTGGGCGAGCAAATCGCGGGTGACATAAGCAACATCGCGATCGCAATTTGAACCCGGAAAAACTATCACCCCAAACTTCATCCCTTTACCCCCGCAGCTTCGGACAGCTGAGTCAATTCAAAGCAATAATTTTCAATAACTGGATTTGCCAGGAGGCGATCGCAAATAATATCCAATTGCTGCCGCGCCGCATCTTC
This genomic stretch from Aerosakkonema funiforme FACHB-1375 harbors:
- a CDS encoding PAS domain S-box protein, producing the protein MSNFEILGATARESEQLLNTIFEQTAVGLAYLNIDGKWLQVNQKLAEMIGYSREELLARSFPDITAPEDIDSGRELMQKLLTGEIANYAIEKRFLHQEGYLIWVNLTISKLQTSSDNQPIFQVVVEDISDKKQLEDIIKALVKGTASVNGALDFFPLFVQYLAFALNIRHAMVTELLEDEQGRRLNALGFWAGDKFIEDYSYNLANTPCERVVNEGIVCFPAHIQQLFPLDLDLVSLQAESYLGLPLLSNSGYIIGHICILDDKPLLQEERARSVLKIFAARAAAELERKLAEQALIKSHEELERKVTERTAELAIAKEKAEVANQAKSTFLANMSHELRSPLNAILGFAQLMTRSQSLPPEQVENVGIISRSGEHLLTLINNVLDLSKIEAGRTNINEKNFDLYRMLDDLEDMFQLKADDKQLDLLFERIGDVPQYVRTDEVKLRQVLINLLNNALKFTQEGGVSLKVKSQNSKVKTEGKESYRTLVFEVEDTGAGIAPDEIDSIFEAFVQSKTGKEAQEGTGLGLPISRKFVQLMGGEMSVSSQVGHGTLFKFDIEVKVVEENKIESKQPKRRVIALEPNQPRYRILIVDDKQSNRQLLIKLLNPFGFELKEASNGKEAIEIWDAWEPHLIWMDMRMPVMDGYEATKHIKGSTKGQATAVIALTASVLEEERAVVLSAGCDGFMRKPFREAEIFDAMHKYIGVRYVYEDSSERDSSLTKNEEANTLTSAAIAALPAEWVANLQEAIPQGDLDLIATIIEQIRTQNAPLANAIESCIDNFQYDKVLTLIIDANSFRRLS
- a CDS encoding NAD(P)/FAD-dependent oxidoreductase — encoded protein: MNSAGNFDVAILGTGFSGSILGAILARQGYKVLLIDEKEHPRFAIGEATIPQTTMMMRIIADRYDVPEIGACSTFEGMHQYVTSHCGVKTNFGFVYQQAGQAQNPQEVTQNIIPHLLVGYDSHWFRQDVDAYLLTVAIKYGATVRQNTNIVDLAIDESKVFLKSDRGEEFFGRYLVDSTGFKSILAKKFDLRESPCRFKTHSRALFNHFIGVKPYDECIDSKAAWGVPQAWHDGTMHHLFAGGWMWVIPFGNHPKSNSPLCSIGLSLDTRHFPKTNLTPQQEFDSILAKFPGIAPQFKNARPVREWVSTDRLQYSSKRCVGDRFCLTAQAAGTIDALFSRGMANTVDGLYALAGLLLKALEDDDFSAERFEYIDRLQQRLLDYNDRLVHCSFIAFSDFALWNAWYRVWSFGGLLNVFRIKKMQERYQETGDLACFSGLNDPLYLGSLCPDLQRYEELFEQAASTVEAVGEGLLSPKEASDKILNLFKQSDFVPSKFEFHSAQRHFNCQFNFDDIVNIFAWSKSPMPELQQLCF
- the purQ gene encoding phosphoribosylformylglycinamidine synthase subunit PurQ, with product MKFGVIVFPGSNCDRDVAYVTRDLLAQPTRMVWHEETDISDLDVVVIPGGFSYGDYLRCGAIARFSPVMKATVEHANKGKLVLGICNGFQVLTEAGLLPGALVRNRDLHFICDRVSLRVERTNLPWTQLYQTGQVITLPIAHGEGNYYADADTLAQLEDNDLVLFRYEGENPNGSLNNIAGICNIKGNVLGMMPHPERASDPMLGGTDGMKLFEGLLKVAVGALA